One genomic region from Leptolyngbyaceae cyanobacterium JSC-12 encodes:
- a CDS encoding hypothetical protein (IMG reference gene:2510094340) — MNEDLDIELEKEEESSVRPTDESAIETESPASRFVNDFEDTLKTGDPFRLVQRVARTSTEVLADAKPDSRSGLFPLSQSANQAMQSMGERVVQSALSTEQPSRLRISGTQTSRLQGFTSRALASDYQSLLERPGEFKATFFQFQQESVVSSLLKRTDPTTLITQRAAFTSPRADQTTAEILLGNELTYAAGAALRLPTHNVLGVQSYASFHPKVGYVGDSQKGFTAFLGTQNITPALQGNNSLETLMTFTTPGTRAVTTSPTSFVEQSIAQEIYQLTNSISDLANQEGVYRPGQLRRYLTQNQVQRNFLYVEQEIHQRITQALTAAAFNAASKKDKVVISMGEISLLLKQSKNSTSLLQAIAQLARENRLNIITDSKRVNNFFDELRSNPVLSHNRALVDLLLQTGSLKVATTGYQHDKTVAIFGESNQLRFFNVGSANFSADSMTAVKDLGANREYFDSALAILKQQPNSFDNNAPLNLDVNLMLGSGPYADNLRAAPAAEAYLKHLAPQLYNHYSNLSAGWLQSRTIYHTGYLAERRADPTKVEQLRQGLEVLSQELGGLLEVTGRYSTDQGKATQVGLTVRVKALGSSSVQTTLKLSVDRYGNVILPETNKVIPGSVFVNKTSQVRRVVGRDVAPGASAQLTGVETAVGLIGTISRELSYQAKFGIVDTLFERMGTTQFQTLKSASRTLLAKSIQASNEVFKGNPQLNLVSLLSALNTDELDAQFGPTLLNAQQFLATGDSSLQLTDKEKQQRFKALQSVFSEFSEPSNWYSDNVDDVAARRLLQTLSTDTKGLLTDLKLALVLSTEEGRRQYQAIQNTQARRLVQDLTAPFLAAHELGYSAMQGQARLPIYAESEIYDTSTAYGKVLNSGFLNPALVKPGTKVGQPGQYFRPVGATSHAKKLSLPGFGNIRQLNIIDADISTGAAVTYDIKRLFSSTSGLARIEKEQYIQQMHQVFNNLGIEAPVIETDEVQYLLPFTKAEQIPQRLKNVVGSRPALDVNPELVRKLRSLQQVKLGASSLLAGRLREVLPQTQFEELAAKATQDFASVQEYFRSSELDPLNTQRGFIGPRSMKRVAIVGGVSLIGDSSYLNSGYELYAGDMQRMTVKVSSRQVTNQLQTQALLSKYLAPGTTIFSAPVTLADNESSSLLAALQQSLESTGQAVTVTTLQRALETYENGKFKNVLVKRDGSRYRLYYQEGLYSPTKDGYERIGSFDKDGLITVRGVGTQQDTLWGSRHQPITLKFQAFNKRHQAGISVITSAPSIQVSDSGTMIVSTDVLTVWEPGTGSRPTGAGLVKGPFSVIKPEIFKDIDKLVSQRTSLKPQALANESLYGLFGHGHFKGFNYETGLYLLSQQDTREAVAQLSGQQVAQSLSLLFLGDEQIRAALQTQLKSSGLDLAADAISHVKATDFAQLKNGKPSTALGRVALGLTSLSDLPTAAQDASIGSLASVKQTVLRALQNDSQAIQVLETQTRKLINTVINSPESAIQFSSGEVVLNESNLVARGAGLLAHLSFVGQQLFNPAITPGRSVNKLYERDLSDAQKYITDVAYRNVVDTVAATAGMSLPAPSPKNRQDIQRKLSLLQAMIQNDVVIEDIKDITVSRSLVPTGMKDEAAMEYQYLLGMSSSYLKAFTKVGGGSQASQELQSAFARLLGSFRVDLPSANAQLGYRLALPGEDSQAFFSTLAQDTQSLLLSYTELGEKLNLVQSSIEEVTTAKGSTALRRLQRFQRLATGMTADGTSQLEARAIAANKLFNLSYFSDQKPEDSKAAKLQVSHLRKTLSIQNTFAPGESALSITTQVVRRAYQSYQEDRFFRKQNGQIQTSFQSFVSEGSGGRVAQALEEKYGLITELAQDSFRIPGVPLTDDTAILDTRIAQRIQRINERSLNSIQNAYDTSIYKEFVQGALNLESKLQVQAANDRSNQVSRVLQEIQNTKQVILPQFTAEAITEGENVGRYRLKMLDPGEYDPTVGVMMGTDILRRAPLLFPQYTDEALRYQVELRQKLLETSKVREQLLNPGATVSEKQLRQLQDLQETLEGSRASTLRLLDTDFTRKALGDRQQFEGTVGIAIGSFALDATEAVLGQRYNALGSTRNTLAVVENQFRLVEMALNRSSKTSAVPAELQQTLTNTYELTRALGYRTNEDQVNQQFQTALEAAERKTLTRQQLADLRVQTLSALANIPAERVQQTSPNDLDKLLNLSSGSIRRGGAPAGSAALTADSNFYDVLDVQSLQARLTNEGSGLIPESERFKTGMQVPAVGRLLAMLGDFDGDAYQFLLTGVGDHASQLSHLQRATLQLGQKLGFLDRQINQTNTQELQQERQAVQQQFNEVSQQLSEQVQKVSQFSSNIDRTQNRALKDVRKWVGSYLALPDFITDEQSSLSTGTLMSMVQQMSGTMPQIEDAAHHIKYAEEHLSLLTSAFGSSDSLTSDQSDPSNPQTRSKINQLLQQNNSLSASMVEGVLRYANQQESFTSEAFESSARTYLALQSNLSMTFEQVNKSMKKASGLILNPFDFEGLQGVIGQAGTELIGKTYNVLVPLLDQTMLDQALVTSLQTTGQSSFRSVIDQNLQAMAQESTIEEATEINKLRRKLLTEDHQGLQQQLSARFSAVTGTLASLQQIIRDALKEKSDKGIINVLREASYEGKPLAEALETVEADSPLEADKRRSQILKQAVMTRIGPNLGIGSDSQDYGITGFGALLKLSEFAMTDSDEQLYEKFVTEPGLEDTYRQQIKEGKVSSVSEFAASQVLSLVERAQASFISGTFSSSTQETLINQFRQFHNDADQSKLSPVNHQIYQVIDEYEQQRQQLSDNSELTRLNNRLLQDTTLIQIQHRNKEQQVLSTNQLQNLREFYLESQKVRFDDGDVYSRMLGANVDTYNSFLRMLQRGQQPTAQDALYLAEYKINALSNIYDDEANLAPADQMRVARLMGLRAGSGFISDREQAYLAQALTRTSKGGVSGLQSLQSSTAAMTQGVFPLIDELEKEFESPTQDRADVLRQQLAGLYEYGVNVDKLQEVGVIKTPHSVEQTQRLAQSASEQLNKLISPVEELGERPIAHSILQPDSRLEALGLFVAPALLALAGSDVKLDDRVGMFTLDVLQATATLTSRSDTLTAQLAGGSASSKAAFNFSAGRVRQSLETEGLAVGAVQGLIQEGVFQGISRAAYSTIDHFANKLPGGKTKAGNAIATVAAEALSTVLSLGISRAVTKQQTRGEEFVPDRIGDILKNVTEQIWQMVEQAQLAMSDPNYEVLDTTENQSMNFEVSAVPSQFEQDIQSGLIVLDEEGNQIATEFESSSSEQVQLAGSF, encoded by the coding sequence ATGAACGAAGATTTAGATATTGAACTAGAGAAGGAGGAGGAAAGTTCTGTACGACCGACAGATGAAAGTGCTATTGAAACGGAATCGCCTGCCAGTCGTTTTGTAAATGACTTTGAGGATACTCTTAAAACCGGAGATCCCTTTAGACTTGTTCAACGTGTAGCTCGGACAAGCACAGAAGTTTTAGCAGATGCTAAACCAGACTCGCGCTCTGGGTTGTTCCCCCTTTCTCAGTCTGCTAACCAAGCAATGCAGTCGATGGGAGAGCGTGTTGTTCAATCTGCTCTTTCCACAGAGCAACCATCAAGACTTCGGATTTCAGGTACACAAACTTCTCGTCTGCAAGGTTTTACATCTAGAGCACTTGCATCTGATTACCAATCTTTATTGGAACGTCCAGGTGAGTTTAAGGCTACTTTTTTCCAGTTTCAACAAGAGTCCGTTGTTAGCTCATTATTAAAAAGAACAGACCCAACAACTTTAATAACACAGAGAGCAGCCTTTACCAGTCCTCGCGCAGATCAAACTACTGCTGAAATTTTACTCGGCAACGAACTCACCTATGCTGCTGGGGCTGCATTAAGATTGCCTACGCACAACGTGTTAGGTGTTCAATCTTATGCATCTTTTCACCCTAAAGTAGGCTATGTCGGGGACTCCCAAAAAGGATTCACTGCATTCCTGGGAACTCAAAATATTACTCCGGCGTTACAGGGTAACAACTCTCTTGAAACGTTGATGACTTTCACGACACCAGGAACCAGAGCAGTTACTACTAGCCCTACATCTTTTGTAGAACAGAGTATTGCTCAAGAAATTTATCAGCTGACAAACTCAATCTCCGACTTGGCTAACCAGGAAGGAGTTTACCGTCCAGGACAACTTAGACGTTATCTCACACAAAACCAAGTGCAAAGAAATTTTTTGTATGTGGAGCAAGAGATTCATCAACGTATTACCCAAGCTCTGACTGCTGCTGCATTTAACGCTGCTTCGAAAAAAGACAAAGTTGTAATCAGCATGGGTGAGATTTCACTCTTATTAAAACAGTCTAAAAACTCCACGTCTCTGCTTCAGGCGATCGCTCAACTCGCTAGAGAGAACAGGCTAAACATTATTACGGACAGTAAACGGGTTAATAACTTCTTCGATGAGTTACGGTCAAACCCGGTACTATCACATAACCGTGCTCTAGTAGACTTGTTGCTTCAGACAGGTTCACTTAAAGTTGCAACTACTGGTTACCAGCATGACAAAACTGTTGCCATTTTTGGAGAGAGTAATCAGCTTCGCTTCTTTAACGTTGGTTCTGCAAACTTTTCTGCCGATTCTATGACGGCAGTTAAAGACCTTGGAGCCAATCGCGAATACTTTGATAGTGCTCTGGCTATTCTCAAACAGCAACCGAATTCATTTGACAACAACGCTCCACTAAACCTAGATGTAAACTTAATGCTAGGTAGTGGACCGTATGCAGACAATCTCAGAGCAGCCCCGGCTGCTGAAGCATATCTTAAGCATTTAGCTCCACAACTGTATAACCATTACTCAAACTTGTCTGCAGGTTGGTTGCAATCTAGAACTATTTATCACACAGGTTATTTAGCTGAACGGCGTGCTGATCCAACTAAAGTAGAACAACTTAGGCAAGGTCTTGAAGTACTGTCTCAAGAATTAGGTGGGTTACTAGAAGTAACTGGACGTTACTCGACTGACCAGGGTAAAGCTACCCAAGTCGGGTTAACAGTTAGAGTTAAAGCACTTGGCTCTTCTTCTGTACAAACAACCCTTAAATTAAGCGTTGACAGGTATGGCAACGTTATTTTACCTGAGACAAATAAAGTTATTCCTGGGTCTGTATTTGTCAACAAAACTTCACAAGTAAGACGAGTAGTCGGAAGAGATGTAGCACCTGGCGCGTCTGCTCAATTAACGGGGGTAGAAACTGCTGTTGGTCTGATCGGTACTATCAGTCGAGAACTGAGTTATCAGGCAAAGTTTGGAATTGTGGACACTCTTTTTGAGAGGATGGGAACGACTCAGTTCCAAACGCTTAAATCTGCGAGTCGAACACTTCTGGCAAAAAGTATTCAGGCATCAAATGAGGTTTTCAAAGGAAACCCACAACTTAATTTAGTGAGTCTCCTTTCTGCCTTAAATACTGATGAACTTGATGCTCAATTTGGACCTACATTATTAAATGCTCAACAGTTTTTAGCTACAGGTGACTCATCTTTACAGCTAACTGACAAGGAAAAACAGCAACGTTTTAAGGCGCTTCAATCTGTATTCTCAGAGTTTTCAGAACCTAGTAACTGGTACTCAGATAACGTAGATGATGTAGCTGCAAGACGCTTACTCCAAACACTATCAACAGACACTAAAGGTTTATTAACAGACCTTAAACTAGCTTTGGTTCTTTCTACTGAAGAGGGTAGAAGACAGTATCAAGCTATTCAGAATACGCAAGCACGTCGTTTAGTCCAGGATCTTACTGCTCCATTTCTAGCAGCGCATGAGTTAGGTTACTCAGCTATGCAAGGGCAAGCACGTTTGCCTATTTATGCTGAATCTGAGATTTATGACACAAGTACTGCTTACGGAAAGGTATTAAACTCAGGGTTTCTAAACCCAGCTTTAGTAAAACCAGGTACTAAAGTTGGACAACCTGGACAGTACTTTCGTCCAGTTGGTGCAACTTCCCATGCTAAAAAGTTGTCACTACCTGGATTTGGTAATATCCGCCAACTTAATATTATCGACGCTGATATATCCACGGGTGCGGCAGTTACCTATGACATTAAGAGACTTTTCTCATCAACGTCTGGTTTAGCCAGGATAGAAAAAGAGCAATACATTCAGCAAATGCACCAGGTGTTTAATAACCTGGGAATTGAAGCTCCAGTCATAGAAACAGATGAAGTACAATATCTGTTGCCTTTCACAAAAGCTGAACAGATACCTCAACGTTTGAAAAATGTTGTTGGCTCACGCCCTGCTTTAGATGTAAACCCAGAGTTAGTGCGAAAGTTAAGGTCTCTTCAACAAGTTAAGCTTGGTGCTTCTTCTCTGTTAGCAGGTAGGTTGCGTGAGGTATTGCCGCAAACCCAATTTGAGGAGTTAGCAGCTAAAGCAACGCAGGACTTCGCTTCTGTTCAAGAATATTTTCGCTCGTCGGAGTTAGACCCACTTAACACACAACGTGGGTTTATCGGACCACGTTCGATGAAACGTGTGGCGATCGTGGGTGGTGTGTCTTTAATTGGGGATTCATCTTATTTGAACTCTGGGTATGAACTGTACGCTGGTGATATGCAGCGCATGACTGTAAAAGTTTCTAGTCGCCAGGTCACAAACCAACTTCAGACTCAAGCATTACTTTCCAAGTACCTTGCGCCCGGAACCACTATATTCAGTGCTCCTGTTACTCTTGCTGATAATGAGTCGTCTAGTTTACTAGCCGCATTACAACAATCTCTCGAAAGTACTGGGCAGGCAGTCACGGTTACCACGCTACAACGAGCTTTAGAAACTTATGAAAACGGTAAGTTCAAAAACGTTCTTGTCAAAAGGGATGGTTCCAGGTATCGACTTTACTATCAAGAAGGTCTTTACTCCCCAACAAAAGATGGGTACGAACGGATAGGGTCATTTGACAAAGATGGATTAATAACAGTTAGAGGCGTTGGTACGCAACAAGATACTTTGTGGGGTAGTCGTCACCAACCTATAACCTTAAAGTTTCAGGCGTTTAATAAACGGCACCAAGCTGGTATATCCGTTATCACTAGTGCCCCATCCATTCAAGTCTCGGATTCGGGCACAATGATTGTTTCAACAGATGTTTTAACAGTATGGGAACCTGGAACAGGGTCCAGACCAACCGGAGCTGGTTTGGTAAAAGGACCATTCTCAGTTATTAAACCAGAGATCTTCAAAGATATTGATAAACTGGTTTCTCAGAGAACGTCCTTAAAACCTCAAGCACTTGCCAATGAAAGTTTATATGGGTTATTTGGACACGGACATTTCAAAGGGTTTAACTACGAGACTGGATTATATTTACTTTCTCAGCAAGATACTCGCGAAGCCGTTGCTCAGTTAAGCGGTCAACAAGTAGCCCAAAGTTTGTCTCTGCTATTTTTAGGTGACGAACAGATTAGGGCAGCGCTTCAAACTCAACTTAAATCGTCAGGGCTTGACCTAGCCGCTGACGCAATAAGTCACGTAAAAGCGACAGATTTTGCACAACTAAAAAACGGTAAACCTTCTACTGCATTAGGTAGAGTTGCATTAGGTCTAACTTCTCTCTCAGATTTACCAACGGCTGCACAAGATGCATCAATAGGAAGTCTAGCCTCGGTCAAACAAACGGTACTTCGGGCATTACAGAACGATTCCCAAGCTATTCAAGTCTTAGAAACTCAGACTAGAAAATTAATCAATACCGTTATTAATTCCCCTGAGTCTGCAATTCAGTTCTCTTCAGGAGAAGTAGTTCTAAACGAAAGTAATTTGGTTGCTAGAGGCGCTGGATTACTCGCCCACTTGTCTTTCGTAGGACAGCAGTTATTTAATCCAGCTATTACGCCTGGTCGCTCAGTTAATAAACTTTACGAGCGAGATTTATCAGATGCTCAAAAGTATATTACAGATGTTGCCTACCGAAATGTAGTAGATACGGTAGCTGCGACTGCGGGGATGAGTTTACCTGCTCCCTCTCCTAAAAATAGACAAGACATCCAGAGAAAGCTATCGCTTTTACAAGCAATGATTCAGAATGATGTCGTGATCGAAGACATCAAAGATATTACTGTTAGCCGATCGCTTGTGCCAACAGGCATGAAAGACGAAGCGGCTATGGAGTATCAATACCTTTTAGGTATGAGCAGTTCATATCTAAAAGCATTTACAAAAGTAGGAGGTGGATCTCAGGCAAGTCAAGAATTGCAATCTGCATTTGCGCGATTGTTAGGTTCATTCAGAGTTGATTTGCCCTCTGCTAACGCACAGTTAGGCTATCGATTAGCCTTACCGGGAGAAGATAGCCAAGCATTTTTCTCAACACTTGCTCAAGACACACAATCGTTACTACTTTCTTACACAGAGTTAGGAGAGAAGTTAAATCTGGTTCAGTCTTCTATTGAGGAGGTTACGACAGCTAAAGGCAGTACAGCCTTGCGCCGTTTGCAACGCTTTCAGCGACTTGCAACAGGTATGACCGCTGACGGAACTTCTCAATTGGAAGCAAGAGCTATAGCTGCTAATAAACTTTTCAACTTATCTTACTTTTCAGATCAAAAACCGGAAGACTCGAAAGCGGCAAAGCTGCAAGTCTCCCATTTAAGAAAGACCCTAAGTATCCAAAATACCTTTGCGCCTGGTGAATCTGCACTATCAATTACAACCCAGGTTGTTAGAAGAGCGTACCAGTCTTATCAAGAAGACCGATTCTTCCGTAAACAGAATGGTCAAATACAAACAAGCTTCCAAAGCTTTGTATCTGAAGGTTCAGGTGGACGAGTTGCTCAGGCATTGGAAGAAAAATACGGTTTAATAACGGAACTAGCACAGGATTCATTTCGTATCCCTGGTGTTCCGCTCACGGATGATACTGCAATTCTTGACACTAGGATTGCACAACGAATCCAACGAATTAATGAACGGTCATTAAATTCGATTCAGAACGCTTACGACACATCTATATATAAGGAATTTGTTCAAGGTGCTCTCAATCTTGAAAGTAAACTTCAAGTTCAAGCAGCAAACGATCGCTCAAATCAAGTAAGTCGTGTTCTTCAAGAAATACAAAACACTAAGCAGGTTATCTTACCTCAATTTACGGCTGAAGCAATAACCGAAGGGGAAAATGTAGGACGCTACCGACTTAAGATGCTTGACCCTGGTGAATACGATCCAACGGTAGGAGTCATGATGGGTACTGACATCCTTCGTCGTGCTCCTCTTTTATTCCCACAATATACAGATGAGGCGTTGCGTTATCAGGTTGAGCTTCGACAAAAACTGCTTGAAACCAGTAAAGTCCGAGAGCAGTTGTTGAACCCAGGAGCTACTGTTTCTGAAAAGCAACTCCGGCAACTGCAAGATTTACAAGAGACTTTAGAAGGGAGTAGAGCTTCAACTTTACGTTTGCTAGACACAGACTTCACCCGCAAAGCGTTGGGCGATCGCCAGCAATTTGAAGGGACAGTAGGTATCGCAATAGGTTCTTTTGCACTTGATGCGACAGAAGCGGTATTGGGACAAAGGTACAACGCATTAGGTTCAACCCGAAATACTTTAGCTGTCGTTGAAAACCAATTTCGTTTAGTAGAGATGGCACTTAACAGGTCTTCTAAAACAAGTGCAGTTCCAGCTGAACTACAGCAAACGTTAACTAACACCTATGAGTTGACTCGTGCATTAGGTTATAGAACAAATGAAGATCAGGTAAACCAGCAATTCCAGACAGCTCTTGAAGCTGCAGAGCGTAAAACATTAACTCGTCAACAACTTGCAGATCTGAGGGTCCAAACGTTAAGTGCTTTAGCAAACATTCCGGCTGAAAGAGTACAGCAAACATCTCCAAATGACCTCGACAAGTTATTAAACTTGTCGTCCGGGTCTATCCGTCGAGGTGGTGCCCCCGCTGGCTCTGCCGCTTTAACTGCAGATTCTAACTTTTATGATGTACTTGATGTTCAGTCACTACAAGCGAGACTCACTAATGAAGGCAGTGGTTTAATACCTGAGTCTGAACGTTTCAAGACAGGAATGCAGGTACCAGCAGTTGGTAGGTTGCTAGCCATGTTAGGTGACTTTGATGGAGATGCTTATCAGTTTTTATTAACTGGAGTAGGTGACCATGCATCTCAACTTTCTCATTTACAGAGAGCAACTCTGCAATTAGGTCAAAAGTTGGGATTTCTCGATAGACAAATTAATCAGACCAATACTCAAGAGTTGCAGCAAGAGCGTCAAGCGGTTCAACAGCAGTTTAACGAAGTTAGTCAACAACTTTCTGAACAAGTACAGAAGGTATCTCAGTTTTCTAGCAATATAGACCGCACTCAAAACAGAGCGTTAAAAGATGTCCGTAAATGGGTTGGATCTTATCTAGCTTTACCTGACTTTATCACTGATGAACAGAGTTCTCTCTCAACTGGAACTCTGATGAGCATGGTTCAGCAAATGAGTGGAACTATGCCACAAATTGAAGATGCTGCACATCATATTAAATATGCGGAAGAACATCTCAGTTTATTAACTAGTGCTTTTGGTTCGTCAGACTCTCTTACGTCTGACCAGTCGGACCCGTCTAATCCTCAAACTCGAAGTAAAATAAACCAACTTCTCCAACAGAATAACTCTCTTTCAGCATCAATGGTCGAGGGAGTTCTTCGTTACGCTAACCAACAAGAGTCTTTCACTTCAGAAGCATTTGAGTCATCAGCTCGTACTTATCTTGCTCTCCAATCAAATTTGTCTATGACTTTTGAGCAAGTTAATAAATCGATGAAGAAAGCTTCTGGTCTTATTCTCAACCCATTCGATTTTGAAGGATTGCAAGGTGTTATAGGTCAGGCGGGGACTGAACTAATCGGAAAGACGTACAACGTTTTAGTTCCGTTGCTTGACCAAACAATGTTGGACCAGGCGCTTGTAACTAGTTTGCAAACTACAGGACAGTCTTCGTTTAGGTCTGTTATTGACCAAAACTTACAGGCGATGGCTCAAGAATCAACAATTGAAGAAGCAACAGAAATCAATAAACTACGACGCAAGCTACTGACAGAAGACCATCAAGGTTTGCAGCAGCAACTTTCAGCTAGATTTAGTGCCGTAACAGGTACTCTTGCTTCTCTCCAACAAATAATTCGAGATGCTCTGAAAGAAAAATCAGATAAAGGAATTATTAATGTTTTGCGAGAGGCATCCTACGAGGGTAAACCTCTAGCAGAAGCATTAGAAACTGTTGAAGCTGACTCCCCATTAGAGGCGGATAAAAGAAGAAGTCAGATTCTTAAACAGGCAGTAATGACTCGTATTGGTCCAAACTTGGGAATTGGTTCTGATTCTCAGGACTATGGTATTACTGGATTTGGAGCTTTATTAAAGCTTTCTGAATTTGCTATGACAGATTCAGATGAGCAGCTGTATGAAAAATTTGTAACAGAACCCGGTCTTGAAGATACATATCGTCAGCAAATTAAAGAAGGCAAAGTAAGTAGCGTTAGTGAATTTGCTGCCTCCCAAGTTTTATCTTTAGTAGAAAGAGCACAGGCTTCGTTTATTTCAGGGACCTTTTCTTCGTCTACACAAGAGACATTAATAAATCAATTTAGACAGTTTCATAACGATGCTGACCAGTCAAAACTTTCTCCGGTGAACCATCAGATTTATCAAGTAATCGATGAGTACGAGCAGCAACGACAACAGCTTAGTGACAATTCTGAACTCACTAGACTTAATAACCGTCTATTGCAAGATACAACCCTAATTCAAATCCAACATCGTAATAAAGAGCAGCAAGTACTTTCTACGAATCAGTTACAGAACCTCCGAGAATTTTATCTAGAGTCTCAGAAAGTCAGATTTGATGACGGAGACGTTTACTCTAGAATGCTTGGTGCAAACGTTGATACCTACAATTCCTTTTTGAGAATGCTTCAAAGAGGACAACAACCTACTGCTCAAGATGCCCTTTATCTTGCAGAGTATAAAATTAATGCTTTGTCAAACATCTATGATGACGAAGCTAATTTAGCGCCTGCTGATCAGATGAGAGTGGCAAGGTTGATGGGGCTTCGGGCTGGCAGCGGGTTTATATCAGACAGAGAGCAAGCATATCTCGCACAAGCTCTTACCAGAACTTCAAAAGGTGGAGTGAGTGGCTTACAGTCGCTCCAGTCTAGTACAGCTGCAATGACCCAAGGAGTTTTTCCATTAATTGATGAGTTAGAAAAAGAATTCGAATCACCTACACAAGACCGAGCTGATGTTTTACGACAGCAACTAGCCGGACTTTATGAGTATGGAGTTAATGTTGACAAGTTACAAGAAGTTGGGGTTATTAAAACTCCCCACTCTGTAGAACAGACACAAAGACTAGCTCAATCTGCTAGTGAACAACTTAATAAACTAATCTCTCCAGTCGAGGAGCTGGGAGAACGTCCCATAGCTCATTCAATCTTGCAACCGGACTCAAGGTTAGAAGCATTAGGGTTATTTGTCGCTCCAGCTTTATTAGCCTTAGCAGGTTCCGATGTCAAATTAGATGATCGGGTTGGAATGTTCACCCTAGACGTTTTGCAAGCAACAGCAACTCTAACTAGTAGGTCTGATACTTTAACAGCACAGTTAGCAGGTGGTTCTGCATCGTCAAAGGCTGCATTTAATTTTTCTGCAGGACGAGTTCGACAATCTTTAGAGACTGAAGGGTTAGCCGTAGGTGCTGTGCAAGGGCTAATACAAGAGGGTGTTTTTCAAGGTATTAGTCGAGCTGCCTATTCAACAATTGACCATTTTGCAAACAAATTACCTGGGGGTAAAACAAAAGCAGGTAATGCTATAGCGACTGTAGCGGCTGAAGCTTTGTCAACAGTTTTATCTTTAGGAATCTCTCGCGCCGTAACAAAACAGCAAACTCGTGGAGAAGAATTTGTCCCAGATCGTATTGGAGATATTCTGAAAAATGTTACGGAGCAGATCTGGCAAATGGTAGAACAGGCACAGTTAGCAATGTCAGATCCAAATTATGAAGTGTTAGATACTACAGAAAACCAAAGTATGAACTTTGAAGTTAGTGCTGTTCCTTCCCAGTTTGAACAAGACATTCAATCCGGTTTAATTGTTTTAGATGAAGAAGGTAACCAAATTGCTACTGAGTTTGAGTCTAGCTCTTCTGAACAAGTTCAACTAGCTGGAAGTTTCTAA
- a CDS encoding putative chitinase (IMG reference gene:2510094341), protein MSKSSTDKLYPKVLLHHLCAISPYGDPFDLERFLPHLNEAMNEFGINTRLRQSHFLAQIAYESEDFAKTEGGDFYSEEDLGNVYPGDEEIFAPRGLIKFSGRTAYEELSEVLDENLLVHPQRLADEDVASRSAGWFWQREELNYSADSNDFDGIVKTLNHLDGGYGERRKKLNEAKKVFNIQ, encoded by the coding sequence ATGTCGAAATCTTCTACTGACAAATTATATCCAAAAGTTTTGCTGCACCACTTATGTGCAATTTCACCGTATGGTGATCCTTTCGATTTAGAGCGATTTTTGCCCCATCTTAATGAGGCTATGAACGAGTTTGGTATTAACACGCGGTTAAGACAATCTCACTTTTTGGCACAGATAGCTTACGAAAGTGAAGACTTTGCAAAAACCGAAGGGGGTGATTTTTACTCAGAAGAAGATCTAGGTAATGTTTACCCAGGAGATGAAGAAATATTTGCTCCAAGGGGTTTAATAAAATTTTCTGGACGCACCGCCTATGAAGAATTATCTGAAGTTCTGGATGAAAATTTATTAGTTCACCCGCAACGGTTAGCTGATGAAGATGTTGCTTCTAGAAGTGCCGGGTGGTTTTGGCAAAGAGAAGAGCTAAATTATTCAGCTGATTCCAATGACTTTGACGGTATTGTAAAAACCCTTAATCACTTAGATGGGGGTTATGGAGAAAGACGGAAAAAGTTAAACGAAGCAAAGAAAGTTTTTAACATTCAGTGA
- a CDS encoding hypothetical protein (IMG reference gene:2510094342): MSIPEKLFVGSIVVGWAAELVNLSLSHFKYKKFLPYLHKIFVLIDPIIKSNLPHMSSNDVYSLVEKAAIAVADETLSPKEISELVSTVLKTFKVDLAANSNVVTQTDKPISTQIDEAIDRYKNSAKELFSS; this comes from the coding sequence ATGAGTATTCCAGAGAAATTATTTGTTGGTTCGATTGTAGTGGGTTGGGCAGCAGAGCTTGTTAACCTGTCTTTATCTCACTTTAAGTACAAAAAATTCTTGCCTTACCTGCACAAAATTTTTGTACTAATTGATCCGATTATCAAATCGAATCTTCCTCATATGTCTTCTAATGACGTGTACAGTTTAGTAGAAAAGGCTGCGATTGCAGTTGCAGACGAAACTTTGTCTCCCAAAGAAATCTCAGAGTTGGTTTCTACCGTTCTAAAAACTTTCAAGGTTGACTTAGCTGCTAACTCTAACGTTGTAACTCAGACAGACAAACCAATCTCAACACAAATTGATGAAGCAATAGACAGATATAAGAACTCTGCAAAAGAGTTATTTAGCTCTTAA